Sequence from the Chelonoidis abingdonii isolate Lonesome George chromosome 1, CheloAbing_2.0, whole genome shotgun sequence genome:
GCTGGAGAGTGAGAGAGTGGTACtgtgctggaggattgaggaggacgaAGCGTTATAGTACACagggaaggtcctgtggtgaggataaagaaggtgtttggaggaggccatggggaagtagcccagggagttgtagctgtcatgcagctgttacaggaggcactatagacagctgcgatccacagggccctgggctggaacccggagtagagtgCGGGCCCGGgtccccccccaaacctcccaactcctgatcagacacaggaggagctgacccagcctgtgggttccacaagaggggaagatcactgaggtgaacaaatccaccaacaggcgcaggacccaccaaggtagaggaggaactttgtcacactaagTAGGAGAGCTAATGGTAACTCATAAGTCTAttgagattatatatatatatataatatatatatatatatatatagtaagaCAGTAAGCATCATAACGAGACTACATTGATGGCTCTTAATCAAACAAGTGAAACACCTTACAAATTAGCATTGATTCCTCAGTGCTGGAGAGTCGTTCAAAAAAGCATCAGTAGCAGAGGAGATTTTGATGAATCTATACATTTACTTGTGCCTGATAACGAATTTATTTTTGACCTATTGAGATCTATGGTATGCTGTAGAGAATACCCATCTTGGGATCaattttgtaaaatgtatatGATCAGAAATAGTCAAATATGACTAAAGGTACCGATTAGATTAGGGTTTGGATTGAGGCTGAATCACagtttttgtttggattttgttcTAAAAATGTGGAAGAAAGATTTCTGTGAAAAATAGTAGCAATCACAACATTTCCACAATCCAGTACAATCTTGAGTGACTTTCTAATGTGTTTCCTATTATCTTGGTCCAAAATATCATTAGAATAGCTGTTGTCATAACACTTTGACCATAActaaagtgtgtggggggaagcccttttttttttttttttgactcagAACCAAAACTTTGCATAGATTCAGGTCCAAGGTGTGCAGTCCAAACTGTACCCCTCCCGAAATTTGAAGGGGTTTGGATTCTTCATTCCTCTGAGGGCTGCACAAGCTTTTTCAGcatactttttttatttattttgaagatGCAATGTCAGAATATAAGGAATTCTGGAAAATGGCTGTTAATTTCCAAACATTTCAAAGATTCtaaattattatatatttatcaGTTGACCAATGTAGGATTTATTGTATTTTCTAGTTTACTTGATAGCTAGACCAGTAAGAGTTAATAATTTGGGGAAAATGTCTCagatttcattccatttttaaaatttgacagaGAATATTGGtagtttatcttttaaaaaacactctTCACAAAAGACAGATTTCACTCTGCATTACTGATAGTAAAATATTAATATGTGCCATTTTCAGTCTATTCGTAAGTAGTTTTTAAACTCTGTTTAGAAAATACTTCCAAGTCTCTGTATGTTGTATTTAACATCTCAGTCCTGGTGATTATTTGTGGCTGTTTACTACATTGAAGCTGTTTTCTAGAAAGAGGAAGGTTGTCAAAAGAGTAAATAGAAGTGGATTAGGCTAAGGGGTAAAGGACAGAAATCAGGGGAGGCCTTTTGCAGGGAAGGTTAGACAGAATACATTTGAACTATGAATACACTTTTACAATAAAATTTTTAACGCTGgggtttattttaaattgcagcTAATGGGAAGAGAAAACCAAAGTTAAACAAGATGAGTATTTGGATTGCAAATTCAGTAACCATGGAGACTGGATGGCTGTAATATGCTAAACCACTTTGAAACTCTGAAGTGTTCAAAACAATATTTCAAACTGTGAAGTAGTTCTAATGTGTAGTATTTTCTCATTtgaaatagtgttaaatatacatACATCCTTTTCTAAAGAAACAGAAACTTGTCAGGAATGAATGCCAAAACTAACCATTACCAAATTCTATTTCCCGTAACTTGGACTTGCTGCGTTTTATGTGGGTCACTCAGTAGCTAATGTTATCATAAGATTTCACTGTAAGTAACATCAGCCACATACTTCTTATATAGCATGGTCTAACAGGGATTATCGTTAATTTATTTCAGGAGTCAGGTATGCAGGCTACTGTGAAGTGTTATCCCTAAAATGTGTTCAAGCTAGGCTTAACTGGAGCTTCAACTGAGTATACTGATTGGCGTTACTAATATAATTTGAAGATAATTAATGTCAATTCTTACTTCTAGAACAACAACAACCTTGAAGCATGTTGTCGAGTCCTTGCGCAGGAGAGCAGCAAATACTTATATATGGAGTACCATAGCCCCGATGACAGCAGAATGAACAGGAATCGCCTTTTGCACATTAACCTGGGTATTCATCCCCATACAAGCTACCATGCAGGGGAAGGAGCTCAACTTAATGGTGGTCGTACACTGGTACATAGCTCAAGCGATGGACATATTGAGCCACAATGCACAGCAGGTAAACAGCTGATATGCTTAGTTCAAGAACCACACTCTGCTCCAGCTGTTGTGGCAGCTTCTTCTAATTACAATCCATTTTTCATGAATGATCAGAATAGAAATGCAGCTACTCCTCCTCCGCAACCGACTCAACAGCCATCTTCCATACCACCAGGAATGAACACATCTGCTATGCAAGGCCCTCATCCTTCTTCATATATGCACATACCTCGGTACAATACAAATCCTATTACTGTTACGTTATCGCAAAATCTCCCCTCTGGACAAACAGTACCCAGAGCTGTACAAATTCTTCCACAGATGTCAAGCAATCTTTATGGGACTCCTAGTTCTATATATATTAGGCAGACATCTCAAAGTTCTTCAGGACGACAGACTCCTCAGAATGCACAGTGGCATTCTTCTCCACAAGGCCCAGTTCCACATTATACTCCACGCCCATTACCTGTTTATCCACATCAACAGAACTACCAGCCTTCACAGTATTCCCCTAAACagccccagatccctcagccaGCTTATCAGTCACCACCTGCATCTCAGTGTCCTTCTCCTTTTGGATCTCCTCAGCATCAGGTACAACCTACCCAATTAGGTCATCAGAGTTCACATGTGTTTATGCCTCCTAGTCCTTCAACTCTTCCACCCCATCCATATCAACAAGCGCCCCAAAGTTATCAAAAACAGGGTGGTCACTCAGTATCTTATCTCCCTTATGGACCTAGCTTATCCAAAGGTTCTATGAACAAGATAGAAATTACAGTTGAGCCACCACAAAGACCTGGGACTGCAATGAATAGAAGTCCTTCACCAATAAATAATCAACCATCTCAACGAAACCAGCACTCGCTGTATGCAGCCACTACTCCATCTTCAGGCTCTCCTTCAAGAGGTATGTCAAGTCAACCAAAACCACCATTTAATCCATTATATATTACCTACACACAACCAACTGGTGCACTAACTCAGTCTCCCCGGGTAATGGTATCTCAGCCAAACTCAACAGTATTTAAAATCACAGTAGGTCGAGCACAGACTGAGAATCTTTTAAATTTAGTGGACCAAGAGGAGCGTTCTGCAGCACCAGAACCTATTCAGCCCATTTCAGTAATACCAGGATCTGGAGGAGAAAAAGGAATCCATAAATACCAGAGGAGTTCCAGTTCTGGATCGGATGACTATGCTTATACTCAAGGTAAATTTCTTGAACTGTCAactgttaatttaatttaatttttttttaaaataaattgaaccTATTCAGAAAAACATAGATGACTTTTGGCCTGTGTGATCCGAGAGATTTTGATGTActagaagtttttaaaatataacatggAAAATATGAATTGATGAGAGTGGCAAATTCTAATGATTTATTATAAATAGCCCTACAAATCATGTTGTCCCATAAGAGAACAAGATGACATTTGAAGAAACTGAAAGGTTGTGTATTTTAAAACTAACAAAGGCAAATGCTTTTCTGTATAGTTAATTTACAAAGTTGTGTTGAAGTTtgacacaaatatttaaatacagatCAGATGATttgcatagactcatagaaatgtggagctggaagggacctcaagaggccatcaagtccagcaccctgcactgaggcaggaccaagaaacGTAGATtatcactgacaggtgtttgtcaatctattcttaaaaacctccagtgatggggattccacaacctcccttggaagccagaGTTTAaatacccttatagttagaagtTTTTCTTCATATCCtacccaaatctcccttgctgcagattaagcccattactacttgtcctttgaataaaatacatttgaataaattataacagaaatatttatttgtttaataaacaaaattattttagttgctacacaaaaccaaaaacattgtAGCAAGACAAAACCAAACAAGCCAGACAGGGTAATAAaaatgaggaaaggaaagagagaggtcaGGAGGTAAAATGTTAAAGTTGCACAGTAAGGTGAATCCACATCTTGATTAAATGTATAATAATTCAGTtattttaagcttttaaaaaatgttattttatcatAACTAACATGACAAATGGTTTTTCAGCAGGATTTGGATGCAAAGAGGAAGAATGTTTGGCGGTTTGTTTTTATATGATGGGGCAGGCAATACTTTGAGAGAGCCCTAAtatcaaatacacctctaccccgatataacgcgacccgatataacacgaattcggatataatgtggtaa
This genomic interval carries:
- the TAB3 gene encoding TGF-beta-activated kinase 1 and MAP3K7-binding protein 3 isoform X3; translated protein: MAQGSQQLDVQNNNNLEACCRVLAQESSKYLYMEYHSPDDSRMNRNRLLHINLGIHPHTSYHAGEGAQLNGGRTLVHSSSDGHIEPQCTAGKQLICLVQEPHSAPAVVAASSNYNPFFMNDQNRNAATPPPQPTQQPSSIPPGMNTSAMQGPHPSSYMHIPRYNTNPITVTLSQNLPSGQTVPRAVQILPQMSSNLYGTPSSIYIRQTSQSSSGRQTPQNAQWHSSPQGPVPHYTPRPLPVYPHQQNYQPSQYSPKQPQIPQPAYQSPPASQCPSPFGSPQHQVQPTQLGHQSSHVFMPPSPSTLPPHPYQQAPQSYQKQGGHSVSYLPYGPSLSKGSMNKIEITVEPPQRPGTAMNRSPSPINNQPSQRNQHSLYAATTPSSGSPSRGMSSQPKPPFNPLYITYTQPTGALTQSPRVMVSQPNSTVFKITVGRAQTENLLNLVDQEERSAAPEPIQPISVIPGSGGEKGIHKYQRSSSSGSDDYAYTQALLLHQRARMERLAKELKLEKEELERLKTEVNSMEHNLMQRRLRRVSCTTSIPTPEEMTRLRSLNRQLQINVDCTLKEVDLLQSRGNFDPKAMSNFYDNIEPGPVVPPKPCKKEHQTSSKHTSQTQPRDEDFEGAPWNCDSCTFLNHPALNRCEQCEMPHYT
- the TAB3 gene encoding TGF-beta-activated kinase 1 and MAP3K7-binding protein 3 isoform X5; the encoded protein is MAQGSQQLDVQVLHDLRQRFPEIPEGVVSQCMLQNNNNLEACCRVLAQESSKYLYMEYHSPDDSRMNRNRLLHINLGIHPHTSYHAGEGAQLNGGRTLVHSSSDGHIEPQCTAGKQLICLVQEPHSAPAVVAASSNYNPFFMNDQNRNAATPPPQPTQQPSSIPPGMNTSAMQGPHPSSYMHIPRYNTNPITVTLSQNLPSGQTVPRAVQILPQMSSNLYGTPSSIYIRQTSQSSSGRQTPQNAQWHSSPQGPVPHYTPRPLPVYPHQQNYQPSQYSPKQPQIPQPAYQSPPASQCPSPFGSPQHQVQPTQLGHQSSHVFMPPSPSTLPPHPYQQAPQSYQKQGGHSVSYLPYGPSLSKGSMNKIEITVEPPQRPGTAMNRSPSPINNQPSQRNQHSLYAATTPSSGSPSRALLLHQRARMERLAKELKLEKEELERLKTEVNSMEHNLMQRRLRRVSCTTSIPTPEEMTRLRSLNRQLQINVDCTLKEVDLLQSRGNFDPKAMSNFYDNIEPGPVVPPKPCKKEHQTSSKHTSQTQPRDEDFEGAPWNCDSCTFLNHPALNRCEQCEMPHYT
- the TAB3 gene encoding TGF-beta-activated kinase 1 and MAP3K7-binding protein 3 isoform X4, with amino-acid sequence MAQGSQQLDVQVLHDLRQRFPEIPEGVVSQCMLQNNNNLEACCRVLAQESSKYLYMEYHSPDDSRMNRNRLLHINLGIHPHTSYHAGEGAQLNGGRTLVHSSSDGHIEPQCTAGKQLICLVQEPHSAPAVVAASSNYNPFFMNDQNRNAATPPPQPTQQPSSIPPGMNTSAMQGPHPSSYMHIPRYNTNPITVTLSQNLPSGQTVPRAVQILPQMSSNLYGTPSSIYIRQTSQSSSGRQTPQNAQWHSSPQGPVPHYTPRPLPVYPHQQNYQPSQYSPKQPQIPQPAYQSPPASQCPSPFGSPQHQVQPTQLGHQSSHVFMPPSPSTLPPHPYQQAPQSYQKQGGHSVSYLPYGPSLSKGSMNKIEITVEPPQRPGTAMNRSPSPINNQPSQRNQHSLYAATTPSSGSPSRVDQEERSAAPEPIQPISVIPGSGGEKGIHKYQRSSSSGSDDYAYTQALLLHQRARMERLAKELKLEKEELERLKTEVNSMEHNLMQRRLRRVSCTTSIPTPEEMTRLRSLNRQLQINVDCTLKEVDLLQSRGNFDPKAMSNFYDNIEPGPVVPPKPCKKEHQTSSKHTSQTQPRDEDFEGAPWNCDSCTFLNHPALNRCEQCEMPHYT
- the TAB3 gene encoding TGF-beta-activated kinase 1 and MAP3K7-binding protein 3 isoform X2, whose translation is MAQGSQQLDVQVLHDLRQRFPEIPEGVVSQCMLQNNNNLEACCRVLAQESSKYLYMEYHSPDDSRMNRNRLLHINLGIHPHTSYHAGEGAQLNGGRTLVHSSSDGHIEPQCTAGKQLICLVQEPHSAPAVVAASSNYNPFFMNDQNRNAATPPPQPTQQPSSIPPGMNTSAMQGPHPSSYMHIPRYNTNPITVTLSQNLPSGQTVPRAVQILPQMSSNLYGTPSSIYIRQTSQSSSGRQTPQNAQWHSSPQGPVPHYTPRPLPVYPHQQNYQPSQYSPKQPQIPQPAYQSPPASQCPSPFGSPQHQVQPTQLGHQSSHVFMPPSPSTLPPHPYQQAPQSYQKQGGHSVSYLPYGPSLSKGSMNKIEITVEPPQRPGTAMNRSPSPINNQPSQRNQHSLYAATTPSSGSPSRGMSSQPKPPFNPLYITYTQPTGALTQSPRVMVSQPNSTVFKITVGRAQTENLLNLVDQEERSAAPEPIQPISVIPGSGGEKGIHKYQRSSSSGSDDYAYTQALLLHQRARMERLAKELKLEKEELERLKTEVNSMEHNLMQRRLRRPEEMTRLRSLNRQLQINVDCTLKEVDLLQSRGNFDPKAMSNFYDNIEPGPVVPPKPCKKEHQTSSKHTSQTQPRDEDFEGAPWNCDSCTFLNHPALNRCEQCEMPHYT
- the TAB3 gene encoding TGF-beta-activated kinase 1 and MAP3K7-binding protein 3 isoform X1, translated to MAQGSQQLDVQVLHDLRQRFPEIPEGVVSQCMLQNNNNLEACCRVLAQESSKYLYMEYHSPDDSRMNRNRLLHINLGIHPHTSYHAGEGAQLNGGRTLVHSSSDGHIEPQCTAGKQLICLVQEPHSAPAVVAASSNYNPFFMNDQNRNAATPPPQPTQQPSSIPPGMNTSAMQGPHPSSYMHIPRYNTNPITVTLSQNLPSGQTVPRAVQILPQMSSNLYGTPSSIYIRQTSQSSSGRQTPQNAQWHSSPQGPVPHYTPRPLPVYPHQQNYQPSQYSPKQPQIPQPAYQSPPASQCPSPFGSPQHQVQPTQLGHQSSHVFMPPSPSTLPPHPYQQAPQSYQKQGGHSVSYLPYGPSLSKGSMNKIEITVEPPQRPGTAMNRSPSPINNQPSQRNQHSLYAATTPSSGSPSRGMSSQPKPPFNPLYITYTQPTGALTQSPRVMVSQPNSTVFKITVGRAQTENLLNLVDQEERSAAPEPIQPISVIPGSGGEKGIHKYQRSSSSGSDDYAYTQALLLHQRARMERLAKELKLEKEELERLKTEVNSMEHNLMQRRLRRVSCTTSIPTPEEMTRLRSLNRQLQINVDCTLKEVDLLQSRGNFDPKAMSNFYDNIEPGPVVPPKPCKKEHQTSSKHTSQTQPRDEDFEGAPWNCDSCTFLNHPALNRCEQCEMPHYT